GGTGTGGAACCACCTACTGAGGATCGGGTGAAGAATGCAGAGGATATTTTGAATCGGGTGAAAGTGATATATCAATAGGAAATCGATTGGTATGTACTATCCTTTATATATATGTAAAGAGCCGCTTCTTTTCTGGGAGCGGCTCTTATTGTAGCTACTTTTTCATAAATGATTGCAGTCTACCATATGAATAATCTGATCAAAGAGATTTATAGTTTTTCTAAATTCGAATGCATTCGTTATATTCAAGCGCTGTTACCGTAGCTCTCATTCATTTATTATGTAGCAACCTGTTACTTCTTCCATTAAAAATATCCCCTTATACACCATGCATATAATAAGGGGATATTTTTATTTCATCGTACCACTATGTTATAAACATCTTCATTTAGTGACGCTATAATCAGATAGTAGTGCCTTTATCTGTTCGATTCCATTTTAATACGGGTGGGTCTTCTATCATCATATCCTGTGTATTTTCCCAATCTTGATGTTCCTTATCCGTTGCCAGCGTATCCTCGAAATCTGAAATAAGCCATTCCTTTTCATCTTCATCATACGTCAATTTGTAAAAACGAACAGAGTGAAAAGAAGCGTCTTCAACCGTATCTTCTTCTATCAACTTTATTTTTTCATTATAGGATACAAATGCAGTTACTTCCGCACTCCAATCACCATTAAAATGGCTGATATCAAAATCATCTAAGTTTACAATGGCACCCTCATACTGTGACTGAATTTCATCGATATGCTCCCTAATCGTATCAAATTCGTTGTCCACCAGCATTTGCTCGCTTCCAATCATTCCCTCTACATTTGTAAATGTCGATAAATCAAATTCGGATGTCATCCATTTTGACATATCACTATTAAATGTATCAAGAGCCTCCATAACATCTCGCTGTACCGTTTCATTTTCCTTCACCAGTTTATCTGTATCAATAATTAAACTGACTTGATCATTTCCCCAAATATCCATTTGACGCTCATCTTTAATGGTCCCTAAATTATTCTGAATCGTAAGAGCAATCTGATAGTCACCTGGTAAAAACGGTCCATAAACGCCATCATCATTTTCCTCAACTGCATGTTCCAGACCTTCTATTTGAAGATTTACCTCATCGTTGTCATTTTGTCCACTTACTTTAATAAACGCCGTATTTACATATAATTTATAATCGGGATAAATACCCCATTTTTTTCCGTCCTCTACTAAACTGATTTGTTGACTTGTTGCAGAAAAATCATCTTTTTCAATTTGTTCATTTAACCCATCTTGAATCACTTGATAGCTATTATTATTTTTCTTAAGATATGCAAGCAAGGGCTGAATGGAACCGTTACTGACTTCTGCATCATGATCATCTGCAACAAGCAAACCATCTAACGATTCAGCGTTTTCCTCCGCAATCGCTTCATCTAGTGCTTGAACGACTTTATCAGGCTTACTAAGTTGTTGGAGAGTAATAAGGATAGCTATAACAACGCAAGCTAGCGAAGCAATTAGAATATACAGCCATTTTCTCTTCACTATCTCATCATCTCCCTATTATAAGGATCCTTCTGAAAAAGCTTCAGCTAATCGCTCACTATTCCAGTCAGATGTATCAACAGACCATTTACCGTCTTCTTTAACCATTAAAATCTCCAGTGTTTCACGTCCTGATTTTGGTTCAATATCATTTAAAATTTTATCAAACTTCGATAAAGCATATTCTTCCATCGCCTCTCTATCGTAATCGAAATCATCTGCATTTTCTCTATATTCATCCGAGTAATCACTTACTGGTTCATATAAGTCCAATGGAAGTGTTGAATAGTCTACATTGACAATTGCTTTATTGTTTGCATTGGCAATAGTCTCTGCTGTGATTTCTACTTCATCCGTCAGCAATGATTTATATGTTTCGTAATTTTTGTCAATTTCCTCTTCTGGTACACTATTTGTAAACGCTGATTCCATTTTATCTGCAAATAAATTTTTTGCTTCATCTTGTAAAGCTTCTTTATCTGCTGAAACTAACCTTTCATAATCATCGTTTTCCTGATCTAGATAGATTGTATCGATATATGCTAACAATGCCTCTTCTGGTTCTTGAAGCGTATCAAAACTGTCAGAGTACTCTGCTGTATCTAATGCAACTGTTACATCTTCAATATCAGCATCAGCATTGGTTGAAAAAGGACTTATTCTAACTTCATACGCTTTATCTTTTTCAACATAAAAAATAGAAGTTATTTTTGCCATTTTTTCAGCTCCAATATCTCCTGTAAACGTGCTTTCCAGATCAACTTTTGGATTAATCAAATCCGTTTGCGGGTTTTTTTGTTCCCCTTCGTCATCTAATTTTACGCCATCAAACGGTGAGATAGTAATAGGATATTCATTATTATTGGTGACTGCAAATTCAACAGCAAGCATGCCTGTATCCTCGTTACTGGCAGTCCCGCCCTCGTCTGCTAAAATATAGGATGCATTTTCAATTTCAACAGCGACATCTCCCTTTTCACCACCGCTAGAACTATCGTCTGAGCTACATCCAAGTAATCCTAAAAATAAAAGTAAGAACAAAGAAATAATTCCATATTTTTTCCCCATGTTTTCCCTCCATCTACAAGACTGCTAAATCCAATCTCATCTTCATTTTAAACCCATGTTCTCTTCTCGCCATTAAATAATAGCCAATTAAAAACCCTTCGTCAATATCTTGTGGATTGTTTTCTTTATTTTCGGTAAAATTGTCGTATGGCCTTTGAATAAACCGAGATTAGTAATAGGTTATTATACCTAATACTGTGAGTAAATATCCACTCATGATTTATCTACCATCTTGGTAAAAAAGCAGATAAGCGTTTTTTTCATCTCTCTTCATCAGAATGTTATTTCTTCCATGTGCTGTAGAATTCTATTAGAGCGTAGGCCAACCACGCAGACTCCTAAGAGGTTTGCAGGCTAAAACCGTGACTCCTGGGGTTGGGACTGGGGCTGCGATTACTCGCCCCACCGAAGAGCTTTTGCGCTTACTCGTCCCATCGAAAACATTTGTACGTCGGAAAGCGGAGTGGTTGGCCGGAGCGGTTGCTATACAGCCTATCCTGTTCAAAAATAGAAGGATGATTGAACGAAAAGCAAGCATGATATAGCGATCATGTTCATCCTGGAGCAGCAAGATTTATATGCTTATTCTTAGGTGCGAAAGTTGAATAAGCTCTATTAATAAACAAAAAGAAAAACATTAAAAACACTTCTTACATTTTCTTATCCGATACAGACAAGAAAAACGTAAGAAGTGTTCCTTTGGTCTACCTTAAAAT
The nucleotide sequence above comes from Oceanobacillus timonensis. Encoded proteins:
- a CDS encoding DUF5105 domain-containing protein produces the protein MGKKYGIISLFLLLFLGLLGCSSDDSSSGGEKGDVAVEIENASYILADEGGTASNEDTGMLAVEFAVTNNNEYPITISPFDGVKLDDEGEQKNPQTDLINPKVDLESTFTGDIGAEKMAKITSIFYVEKDKAYEVRISPFSTNADADIEDVTVALDTAEYSDSFDTLQEPEEALLAYIDTIYLDQENDDYERLVSADKEALQDEAKNLFADKMESAFTNSVPEEEIDKNYETYKSLLTDEVEITAETIANANNKAIVNVDYSTLPLDLYEPVSDYSDEYRENADDFDYDREAMEEYALSKFDKILNDIEPKSGRETLEILMVKEDGKWSVDTSDWNSERLAEAFSEGSL
- a CDS encoding TcaA second domain-containing protein; the protein is MKRKWLYILIASLACVVIAILITLQQLSKPDKVVQALDEAIAEENAESLDGLLVADDHDAEVSNGSIQPLLAYLKKNNNSYQVIQDGLNEQIEKDDFSATSQQISLVEDGKKWGIYPDYKLYVNTAFIKVSGQNDNDEVNLQIEGLEHAVEENDDGVYGPFLPGDYQIALTIQNNLGTIKDERQMDIWGNDQVSLIIDTDKLVKENETVQRDVMEALDTFNSDMSKWMTSEFDLSTFTNVEGMIGSEQMLVDNEFDTIREHIDEIQSQYEGAIVNLDDFDISHFNGDWSAEVTAFVSYNEKIKLIEEDTVEDASFHSVRFYKLTYDEDEKEWLISDFEDTLATDKEHQDWENTQDMMIEDPPVLKWNRTDKGTTI